CCTGACGGGCGCGTATCACTTTTGCATGCTGGGGCCGCAGCGCACGCAGCGATTGAGGCGGTAGTGAGCGGCAATGCCGGTGTTCTACGTCCGCCAGCGCATGACATTGCGGTAGTTAACCTATTCGAGCTGCTCCAGCGTTTTCACCGCGACTATCATGCCAACATCTACCCCGACCTTCGCGACCCTTTCACAAATGCGCTATTTAATACTTATCGTGCAGCGTTGTATCCGAAAGGGTTCCCACGGCCGCTAAAGCTAAATACGGATGCGCGCGGGACGTTGTTCGAAGCTGTAAAAGGCGGGGGTGGCGGACAAACTTTTTTGTCAACGACTTTGCCCACAGTAACTCGGGGTGATCACTTCCATTTAAATAAAGTCGAACGCTTTCTCGTAGTTCAAGGCGAAGCGATTATTCGTATCCGCAAAGTTTTGAGCGACGTGGTTTGGGAATATCATGTTTCAGGCAATAATCCAGCGCCGGTGGACATGCCGACGCTTCACACCCATTCGATTGAGAATGTTGGCGACACTGAGCTATTAACGCTTTTCTGGACACATGACCTTTTCGATCCAACTAACCCCGACACTTTTGCTGACAAGGTTCTATAATGAAACGTCTCAAAGTTATGACTATTCTCGGCACCAGGCCCGAGATTATTCGTCTTTCGCGTGTAATGGCACGTCTTGACACCTACACTGACCATGTCGTTGTCCACACGGGTCAAAATTGGGACTACGAGCTAAATGAAGTTTTTTTTGAAGATCTTGGCGTACGCAAACCGGACCACT
The sequence above is a segment of the Sulfitobacter sp. M39 genome. Coding sequences within it:
- a CDS encoding polysaccharide biosynthesis C-terminal domain-containing protein, which encodes PDGRVSLLHAGAAAHAAIEAVVSGNAGVLRPPAHDIAVVNLFELLQRFHRDYHANIYPDLRDPFTNALFNTYRAALYPKGFPRPLKLNTDARGTLFEAVKGGGGGQTFLSTTLPTVTRGDHFHLNKVERFLVVQGEAIIRIRKVLSDVVWEYHVSGNNPAPVDMPTLHTHSIENVGDTELLTLFWTHDLFDPTNPDTFADKVL